A genomic segment from Yimella sp. cx-51 encodes:
- a CDS encoding MFS transporter, translating to MRPADQRSTPTLTPQAASALRGGVVGNFIDQLHIFLPLLVLAPALPELTGSHSTAASATVVVMAMLLGRPIGGVIFGRLSDLVGRTRTTTIAIAGTAACTLGLALTPGHEVIGAAAIWWVLIMRFLGGIFIAGEYSAAIPLAMEWSRPRLRGLYSGLIMSMAPWAQAVLAVITWCLLRLLDPQAYSSWGWRLPFVASAVGSLLLLRFYRRRVTDRQLPEPSARIRLSQLLIGAHRRSFWQLFGMMTGLWLMTNLVVIALPSILRTEAGLDASSVAWVMASAAAVQAIVMAWTGHASTSTGRRDFFVLWGIFAAATAPVVWLVLVSSSSMLVLVALACCLQAVTVTGYGPVGAYLAESFPPAIRSTGYGSAYSLSIVAPALHPFWLPPLQHAVGNRTAAVGLLVCAGLMVAGCARLGRPEDQPDLASSPTSRTFDHVAS from the coding sequence GTGAGACCGGCCGATCAACGGTCGACCCCCACCCTTACCCCGCAGGCAGCTTCGGCCCTGCGGGGCGGGGTGGTCGGCAACTTCATCGACCAACTGCACATCTTCCTTCCGCTGCTGGTGCTGGCGCCGGCACTCCCGGAGCTGACCGGCTCACACTCCACCGCTGCGAGCGCGACCGTCGTGGTGATGGCCATGCTGCTCGGACGGCCGATCGGCGGCGTGATCTTCGGCCGTCTCAGTGATCTGGTCGGCCGCACCCGCACGACCACCATCGCCATCGCCGGAACGGCTGCCTGCACACTGGGCCTGGCCCTCACCCCCGGCCACGAGGTCATCGGTGCGGCTGCGATCTGGTGGGTGCTGATCATGCGCTTCCTGGGCGGGATCTTCATCGCCGGCGAGTACTCCGCCGCGATCCCACTGGCGATGGAGTGGTCGCGGCCTCGACTACGCGGTCTCTACTCCGGCCTGATCATGTCGATGGCGCCGTGGGCCCAGGCTGTCCTGGCCGTCATCACCTGGTGCCTCCTGCGGCTGCTCGATCCGCAGGCCTACTCCTCGTGGGGATGGCGCCTGCCCTTCGTCGCGAGCGCCGTCGGCTCGCTGCTCCTTCTGCGCTTCTACCGTCGACGGGTCACCGACCGACAGCTTCCCGAACCATCGGCCCGAATTCGACTGTCGCAGCTGCTGATCGGCGCCCACCGGCGCTCCTTCTGGCAGCTCTTCGGCATGATGACGGGCCTGTGGCTGATGACGAATCTGGTGGTGATCGCACTCCCTTCGATACTGCGCACAGAGGCCGGCCTGGACGCCTCGAGCGTGGCCTGGGTGATGGCGTCGGCAGCGGCGGTGCAAGCGATCGTCATGGCCTGGACCGGCCATGCGTCGACCAGCACGGGACGTCGCGATTTCTTCGTCCTGTGGGGCATCTTCGCCGCGGCCACCGCACCGGTCGTCTGGCTGGTGCTCGTATCCTCCAGCAGCATGCTCGTGCTGGTGGCACTGGCCTGTTGTCTGCAAGCGGTCACCGTCACCGGATACGGCCCCGTGGGCGCCTATCTGGCAGAGAGCTTCCCACCGGCGATCCGCTCGACCGGTTATGGCAGCGCGTACAGCCTGTCGATCGTGGCGCCGGCTCTGCATCCGTTCTGGCTCCCACCACTCCAGCACGCCGTGGGCAACCGCACCGCCGCCGTCGGCCTTTTGGTGTGCGCGGGCCTCATGGTCGCCGGCTGCGCGCGGCTCGGACGTCCGGAGGACCAGCCCGATCTCGCATCCAGCCCAACTTCAAGGACTTTCGATCATGTCGCTTCCTGA
- the thiC gene encoding phosphomethylpyrimidine synthase ThiC, with protein sequence MSEIHPKHAVHQLVQGEIAVPVTAISLDDSPDGTTNPDLHVYRTAGPGSDPTVGLPDKRSGWIQGRDDVEEYDGRDRTLLDDGRGVVRRGAASQEWSGASRKPLRAKEGRTVTQMHYARQGKVTAEMRYVALRENVDVSVVVEELAAGRAIIPSNINHPESEPMIIGRRFLTKVNANIGNSAVTSSIEEEVSKLSWATRWGADTVMDLSTGDDIHTTREWIIRNSPVPIGTVPIYQALEKVEGRAEDLTWPIFRDTVIEQAEQGVDYMTIHAGVLLRYVPLTAQRVTGIVSRGGSIMAGWCLAHHQESFLYTHFDELCEIFAQYDIAFSLGDGLRPGSVADANDEAQFSELRTLAELTERAWAHDVQVMVEGPGHVPLHLVPKNVELQQDWCHGAPFYTLGPLVTDIAPGYDHITSAIGAAVIAQHGTAMLCYVTPKEHLGLPNRDDVKTGVITYKIAAHAADVAKGHPGARDRDDALSKARFEFRWHDQFALSLDPETAMAFHDETLPAEGAKTAHFCSMCGPKFCSMRISQDIRDQHAAAMQAKSAEFIELGASVYVDAKR encoded by the coding sequence ATGTCCGAGATTCACCCAAAGCACGCCGTCCACCAGCTCGTCCAGGGCGAAATCGCGGTGCCGGTCACCGCGATCAGCCTCGATGACTCCCCTGACGGCACGACCAATCCGGACCTGCACGTCTACCGCACCGCCGGCCCGGGCAGCGATCCCACCGTGGGCCTGCCCGACAAGCGATCCGGATGGATCCAGGGTCGCGACGATGTCGAGGAATACGACGGCCGCGATCGCACCTTGCTGGACGACGGGCGCGGAGTCGTGCGGCGTGGCGCGGCCTCCCAGGAGTGGTCTGGCGCCTCACGAAAACCGTTGCGCGCCAAGGAAGGTCGCACGGTCACCCAGATGCACTACGCCCGTCAGGGCAAGGTGACTGCCGAGATGCGCTACGTCGCGCTGCGCGAGAACGTCGATGTCTCCGTGGTCGTCGAGGAACTCGCCGCCGGTCGCGCGATCATCCCCTCGAACATCAACCACCCCGAGTCCGAGCCGATGATCATCGGGCGCCGATTCCTGACGAAGGTGAACGCCAACATCGGCAACTCGGCCGTCACCTCCTCGATCGAGGAGGAGGTCTCCAAACTGAGTTGGGCCACCAGGTGGGGCGCCGACACGGTGATGGATCTGTCGACCGGTGACGACATCCACACCACCCGCGAATGGATCATCCGCAACTCCCCCGTGCCCATCGGCACAGTGCCGATCTACCAGGCGCTGGAGAAGGTGGAGGGACGAGCCGAAGACCTCACCTGGCCGATCTTCCGTGACACCGTCATCGAGCAGGCCGAGCAAGGCGTCGACTACATGACGATCCACGCCGGAGTGCTGCTGCGCTACGTGCCGCTCACCGCGCAGCGGGTCACCGGCATCGTCAGTCGGGGCGGTTCGATCATGGCGGGCTGGTGTCTTGCCCATCACCAGGAGTCGTTCCTCTACACCCACTTCGACGAGCTCTGCGAGATCTTCGCGCAGTACGACATCGCGTTCAGCTTGGGTGACGGGCTTCGTCCGGGCTCGGTCGCCGATGCGAACGACGAAGCGCAGTTCAGCGAGCTACGGACGCTGGCCGAACTCACCGAACGCGCCTGGGCTCACGACGTCCAGGTGATGGTGGAGGGCCCGGGCCACGTGCCGCTGCACCTAGTGCCCAAGAACGTTGAGCTGCAACAGGACTGGTGCCACGGTGCGCCGTTCTACACGCTCGGTCCGCTCGTCACCGATATCGCCCCCGGGTACGACCACATCACCTCGGCGATCGGGGCCGCGGTGATCGCCCAGCACGGCACGGCGATGCTCTGCTACGTCACGCCGAAGGAGCACTTGGGCCTGCCCAACCGGGACGACGTCAAGACCGGCGTGATCACCTACAAGATCGCCGCCCACGCGGCGGACGTCGCCAAGGGTCACCCGGGCGCGCGCGATCGGGACGACGCATTGTCGAAAGCACGTTTCGAATTCCGGTGGCACGACCAGTTCGCGCTGTCACTCGACCCCGAGACCGCCATGGCCTTCCACGACGAAACCCTGCCGGCTGAAGGTGCCAAGACGGCGCACTTCTGTTCGATGTGCGGGCCGAAGTTCTGCTCGATGAGGATCAGCCAGGACATCCGCGATCAACACGCGGCCGCGATGCAGGCCAAGAGCGCGGAGTTCATCGAACTCGGTGCCAGCGTCTACGTCGACGCCAAGCGGTGA
- the thiD gene encoding bifunctional hydroxymethylpyrimidine kinase/phosphomethylpyrimidine kinase: MRRPPPAVLSIAGSDPSGGAGIQADLKTFSSLGAYGMTVVTALTAQNTRGVSGVHPVPAAFVEQQLKSLTSDVRIDAVKTGMLGTLDVIEVVADFVETIAAQGVPVVIDPVMVATSGDRLIDDDAAAGLLRLMRAGTVITPNLAEAAALLDLAPATDEHQMEHHARALLDLGASAVLIKGGHLVGDAVDLWVDHDGAARFESPRIETRNTHGTGCSLSSALAALRPRHDDWHSTVRAAKRWLTGALEHADELEIGAGSGPVHHFFDAGW, encoded by the coding sequence ATGCGACGACCACCTCCAGCAGTGCTCAGCATCGCCGGCAGTGACCCCAGTGGAGGCGCCGGAATCCAAGCCGATCTGAAGACCTTCAGCAGTCTGGGCGCGTATGGAATGACGGTGGTGACCGCCCTCACTGCGCAGAACACGCGAGGGGTGAGCGGGGTCCATCCAGTGCCCGCCGCGTTCGTCGAGCAGCAGCTCAAATCGCTGACTTCCGACGTGCGCATCGACGCGGTCAAGACCGGAATGCTTGGCACGCTGGACGTCATCGAAGTCGTCGCGGATTTCGTGGAAACCATTGCAGCACAAGGTGTTCCAGTGGTCATCGATCCGGTGATGGTGGCCACTTCGGGCGACCGCCTGATCGATGACGATGCAGCTGCCGGGCTGTTGCGCCTGATGCGTGCCGGGACGGTCATCACTCCCAACCTCGCCGAGGCGGCTGCGTTGCTCGACCTGGCTCCTGCCACCGATGAGCACCAGATGGAACACCACGCCCGCGCTCTGCTCGACCTCGGTGCATCGGCGGTGCTCATCAAGGGCGGACACCTGGTGGGCGATGCGGTCGACCTATGGGTCGATCACGACGGCGCCGCCCGATTCGAAAGCCCACGGATCGAGACGCGCAACACTCACGGCACCGGATGTTCGCTGTCGTCGGCGCTCGCAGCTCTACGACCGCGGCACGACGACTGGCACTCGACCGTTAGGGCCGCGAAGCGCTGGCTGACCGGCGCACTCGAACATGCCGATGAACTGGAGATCGGAGCGGGGTCTGGGCCGGTGCATCACTTCTTCGACGCCGGCTGGTGA
- a CDS encoding propionyl-CoA synthetase: MGAYAEAYQRSMTDPEGFWLDAARDVHWFSPPSKTLDDSNPPFYRWYPGARTNICFNALDRHVIGGRADQTALIYDSPVTGTTRSYTYAQLLDEVARTAGVLRALGVEQGDRVVVYLPMIPEAVITMLACARIGAVHSVVFGGFAPAELAARIDDARPKVVVTASCGVERTRVIPYKPMVDEAVERADHKPDHVLLVQRPQLVAETNERDVEWSTAMNPGAFEPAGCEAVEATDPLYILYTSGTTGRPKGIVRDHGGYTVALQWSMTNVYGMNPGDVWFTASDVGWVVGHSYIVYGPLIAGCTTILFEGKPVGTPDASTFWRVIADHGVKALFTAPTAFRAIKKEDPDAALMAGHDLTSFRTLFMAGERLDPDTWQWATDKLGVPVVDNWWQTETGWPIASDPMGLEVLPIKPGSATVPTPGYDVRILDPMGEQMEPGAEGAVCIKLPLPPGTLPTLWQDDARYESSYLSAYPGYYLTGDGGYIDEDGYLFVLGRTDDVLNVAGHRLSTGGIEAALAGHPAVAECAVIGVADPLKGQVPRALVVLKAGERYANLDEAGLQQLRDELGQRVRAEVGSIATLKQVDIVQALPKTRSGKILRKTMRQMADGQEAQVPSTIEDASVLDDLAKVLGS, encoded by the coding sequence ATGGGTGCGTACGCGGAGGCTTATCAGCGCAGCATGACCGATCCGGAAGGGTTCTGGCTGGACGCCGCACGTGACGTCCACTGGTTCTCTCCGCCAAGCAAGACGCTGGACGACAGCAATCCACCCTTCTACCGGTGGTACCCAGGCGCGCGAACCAACATCTGCTTCAACGCCCTCGATCGCCACGTCATCGGTGGACGCGCCGATCAGACCGCGCTCATCTACGACAGCCCGGTCACCGGTACCACTCGCAGCTACACCTACGCGCAGTTGTTGGACGAGGTGGCCCGTACCGCCGGTGTGCTCCGGGCGCTCGGTGTGGAGCAGGGCGATCGAGTGGTGGTCTACCTGCCGATGATCCCCGAGGCGGTCATCACGATGTTGGCGTGCGCCCGCATCGGAGCCGTGCACTCGGTGGTGTTCGGTGGATTCGCTCCTGCGGAGCTGGCTGCTCGGATCGATGACGCGCGACCGAAGGTCGTGGTCACCGCGTCATGCGGCGTCGAGCGCACGCGAGTCATTCCGTACAAGCCGATGGTGGATGAAGCCGTCGAACGCGCCGACCACAAGCCCGATCACGTGCTCCTGGTGCAGCGACCGCAGCTGGTCGCCGAAACCAACGAGCGCGACGTGGAGTGGTCGACGGCGATGAACCCGGGAGCCTTCGAACCGGCCGGTTGCGAAGCCGTCGAGGCCACCGACCCGCTCTACATCCTCTACACCTCCGGCACGACCGGCCGGCCGAAAGGCATCGTCCGCGACCACGGGGGCTACACCGTCGCGTTGCAGTGGTCGATGACGAATGTCTACGGCATGAACCCCGGAGACGTATGGTTCACCGCCTCCGACGTCGGCTGGGTGGTCGGCCACTCCTACATCGTCTACGGCCCGCTGATCGCCGGTTGCACGACAATTCTGTTCGAGGGCAAACCCGTTGGCACACCTGATGCTTCGACCTTCTGGCGGGTGATCGCCGACCACGGCGTCAAGGCGCTCTTCACCGCGCCCACCGCGTTCCGGGCGATCAAGAAGGAAGACCCTGACGCCGCGCTCATGGCGGGCCACGACCTGACGAGCTTCCGCACGCTCTTCATGGCCGGCGAGCGTCTCGACCCCGACACCTGGCAGTGGGCCACCGACAAGCTCGGGGTGCCGGTGGTCGACAACTGGTGGCAGACAGAGACCGGCTGGCCGATCGCGTCCGACCCGATGGGCCTTGAGGTGTTGCCGATCAAGCCGGGCTCGGCGACGGTACCGACACCTGGTTACGACGTGCGGATCCTTGATCCGATGGGTGAACAGATGGAGCCCGGCGCCGAGGGTGCGGTGTGCATCAAGCTCCCGCTGCCGCCCGGCACGCTACCGACCTTGTGGCAGGACGACGCCCGCTACGAGTCGTCCTACCTGTCGGCTTATCCCGGCTACTACCTGACCGGCGACGGCGGCTACATCGATGAAGACGGGTATCTCTTCGTCCTCGGCCGCACCGACGACGTCCTCAACGTCGCCGGGCACCGCCTCTCCACCGGCGGTATCGAAGCGGCGCTCGCCGGCCACCCCGCGGTCGCGGAATGTGCCGTCATCGGCGTGGCCGACCCGCTCAAGGGCCAGGTGCCGCGCGCCCTGGTGGTGCTGAAGGCGGGGGAGCGATACGCCAATCTCGACGAAGCCGGACTGCAGCAACTGCGTGACGAACTCGGCCAACGCGTGCGTGCGGAAGTGGGCTCGATCGCCACCCTCAAGCAGGTCGACATCGTCCAGGCATTGCCGAAAACCCGCTCGGGCAAGATCTTGCGAAAGACCATGCGCCAGATGGCCGATGGTCAGGAGGCGCAGGTGCCCTCCACCATTGAGGACGCCTCGGTGCTCGACGACCTCGCGAAGGTGCTCGGCAGCTGA
- a CDS encoding VOC family protein: MTSFVSHTSVDCRNAYELSEFWKTVLGYVDVAGDPNEPGHEECMILDPETGHHLLFLEAPETKSVKNRLH; encoded by the coding sequence ATCCGTTGATTGTCGCAACGCCTACGAGCTGTCGGAGTTCTGGAAGACGGTGCTGGGCTACGTCGACGTGGCCGGCGACCCCAATGAACCGGGACACGAGGAGTGCATGATCCTCGACCCGGAAACCGGGCATCACCTCCTCTTCCTGGAGGCGCCCGAAACGAAATCGGTGAAGAACCGCCTCCACTGA